One part of the Microlunatus elymi genome encodes these proteins:
- a CDS encoding GlxA family transcriptional regulator, which translates to MSSRAGATDRTAAGLKSVAPLKRVSVILTEPVSVFEFAMATEIFGIDRRDEGYEPFDFRVCALHPERPLVTKTVTPFQIIASHGLDAVKGSQLVIVSATPPRGEHGYPPQIIRAIQQAHDDGAVILSLCSGAFLLGAAGLLDGRPSTTHWMYADELQQEFPRTRVDCGVLYVDDGNVITSAGTAAGIDAALHLIRRELGQEIAIRIARRMVVPPHRDGGQQQFVDLPLPVDDSEALGGLLAWISDNLAEPHSAASLARRLNLSERTFARRFVAETGATPHKWINQQRVLEARRLLEESDLSVEQIADRVGFNSSVVLRDHFRRHVGLAPVEYRRRFGQVHTA; encoded by the coding sequence ATGAGCAGCAGGGCAGGGGCGACCGATCGAACCGCCGCCGGACTGAAGTCGGTGGCGCCGTTGAAGCGCGTCAGCGTGATCCTGACCGAGCCGGTCTCGGTGTTCGAGTTCGCGATGGCCACCGAGATCTTCGGCATCGACCGGCGCGACGAGGGGTACGAGCCGTTCGACTTCCGGGTGTGCGCGCTGCATCCGGAGCGGCCGCTGGTGACCAAGACGGTGACGCCGTTTCAGATCATCGCCTCGCACGGCCTGGACGCGGTCAAGGGCAGTCAACTGGTGATCGTGTCGGCGACGCCGCCGCGCGGCGAGCACGGATATCCGCCGCAGATCATCCGCGCGATCCAGCAGGCCCATGACGACGGCGCGGTGATCCTCAGTCTCTGCTCGGGCGCGTTCCTGCTCGGCGCTGCCGGCCTGCTCGACGGGCGGCCGTCAACCACCCACTGGATGTACGCCGACGAGTTGCAGCAGGAGTTTCCGCGGACCCGGGTCGACTGCGGTGTCCTGTACGTCGACGACGGCAACGTGATCACCAGCGCCGGCACGGCCGCCGGGATCGACGCGGCGCTGCACCTGATCCGTCGGGAGCTGGGGCAGGAGATCGCCATCAGGATCGCCCGCCGGATGGTGGTGCCGCCGCATCGGGACGGCGGGCAGCAGCAGTTCGTCGACCTGCCGCTCCCGGTGGACGACTCCGAGGCGTTGGGCGGGCTGCTGGCCTGGATCTCTGACAACCTGGCCGAGCCGCATTCGGCGGCCTCGCTCGCCCGGAGGCTGAATCTGAGCGAGCGCACGTTCGCGCGCCGCTTCGTGGCGGAGACCGGGGCCACGCCGCACAAGTGGATCAACCAACAGCGGGTCCTGGAGGCGCGTCGACTGTTGGAGGAGAGCGATCTGAGCGTGGAGCAGATCGCCGATCGGGTCGGCTTCAACTCCAGCGTGGTGCTGCGTGATCACTTCCGCCGTCACGTCGGATTGGCGCCGGTCGAGTACCGGCGTCGCTTCGGCCAGGTCCACACGGCTTGA
- a CDS encoding isoprenyl transferase: MSRVEQLREVVDRLRPSSWLYSTYEHRLIAELDHDQLPQHVAVLADGNRRWARANAPGQPLAVGYRAGADKLKEFVAWCDEVKIPIVTLWVLSTENFSRDREELGPLLQVIEQLVTDLAKSRHWRVHPVGALDLIPAESAEVFRRAEADTRDVDGMMINIAVSYGGRHELRDAFRSLLAQKAKEGMTIGELAETLEIDNIADHLYTAGQPDPDLIIRTSGEQRLSGFLMWQSAHSEFYFCEALWPDFRKVDFIRALRAYNQRERRFGK; this comes from the coding sequence GTGTCACGAGTGGAGCAGCTGCGCGAGGTCGTCGACCGCCTGCGTCCGTCGAGCTGGCTCTACTCCACCTACGAACACCGGCTGATCGCCGAACTGGACCATGATCAACTTCCGCAGCACGTGGCGGTGCTCGCCGACGGCAACCGGCGCTGGGCCAGGGCGAACGCGCCAGGCCAACCGCTGGCGGTCGGCTACCGTGCCGGCGCTGACAAGCTGAAGGAGTTCGTTGCCTGGTGTGACGAGGTCAAGATCCCGATCGTCACCCTGTGGGTGCTCTCCACCGAGAATTTCTCCCGCGATCGGGAGGAACTCGGCCCGTTGTTGCAGGTGATCGAGCAGCTCGTCACCGACCTGGCCAAGTCCCGGCACTGGCGGGTGCATCCGGTCGGCGCGCTGGATCTGATCCCGGCCGAGTCGGCCGAGGTGTTCCGCCGCGCCGAGGCCGACACCCGCGACGTCGACGGGATGATGATCAACATCGCCGTCTCGTACGGCGGCCGGCACGAGCTGCGCGACGCCTTCCGCTCGCTGCTGGCCCAGAAGGCCAAAGAGGGGATGACGATCGGCGAGCTGGCCGAGACCCTGGAGATCGACAACATCGCCGATCACCTCTACACCGCGGGTCAACCCGACCCGGACCTGATCATCCGGACCTCGGGCGAGCAACGGTTGTCCGGCTTCCTGATGTGGCAGTCGGCGCACAGCGAGTTCTACTTCTGCGAAGCCCTCTGGCCGGACTTCCGCAAGGTCGACTTCATCCGCGCGCTGCGCGCCTACAACCAACGCGAACGCCGGTTCGGCAAGTAG
- a CDS encoding PhoH family protein, which produces MQAATSAQQRTYVIDTSVLLSDPHALRRFAEHDIVLPVVVITELEAKRHHAELGYFAREALRCLDDLRIQYGRLDAPVPVNDQGGTIHVELNHTDPTALPAGFRLGDNDSRILAVALNYSREGRDVVLVSKDLPMRVKASAVGLAAEEYRAELSPDSGWTGMAELAVTGDDLDRLYEHGRVDLDQARDLPCHTGVVLSTGTATGLGRVTPDKDVKLINTDRDAFGIHGRSAEQRVALDLLLDPSVGIISMGGRAGTGKSALALCAGLEAVLERQQHSKVIVFRPLYAVGGQELGYLPGTEGEKMGPWAQAVFDTLGAVTSKVVIDEVMERGLLEVLPLTHIRGRSLHDAFVIVDEAQSLERNVLLTVLSRIGQNSRVVLTHDIAQRDNLRVGRHDGVVAVVEKLKGHPLFAHVTLHRSERSPIAALVTDLLEDLPR; this is translated from the coding sequence GTGCAAGCAGCAACGTCCGCTCAGCAACGCACCTACGTCATCGACACGTCCGTCCTGTTGAGCGATCCTCATGCACTCCGTCGCTTCGCCGAACACGACATCGTGTTGCCGGTCGTGGTGATCACCGAACTGGAAGCCAAACGGCACCACGCCGAGCTGGGCTACTTCGCCCGCGAGGCCCTGCGCTGCCTGGACGATCTGCGGATCCAGTACGGGCGATTGGACGCGCCGGTGCCGGTGAATGATCAGGGCGGAACCATCCACGTCGAGCTCAACCACACCGATCCGACGGCGCTGCCGGCAGGTTTCCGGCTCGGCGACAACGACTCCCGGATCCTGGCCGTCGCACTGAACTACTCCCGTGAGGGCCGGGACGTGGTGCTGGTCAGCAAGGATCTGCCGATGCGGGTCAAGGCTTCGGCGGTGGGCTTGGCCGCCGAGGAGTATCGCGCTGAGCTGTCACCGGACTCGGGCTGGACCGGGATGGCCGAGCTCGCGGTGACCGGTGATGATCTTGATCGGCTGTACGAGCACGGTCGAGTTGATCTTGATCAGGCGCGCGATCTTCCTTGCCACACAGGCGTTGTGCTCAGCACCGGTACGGCGACCGGGCTCGGCCGGGTGACACCGGACAAGGACGTGAAGTTGATCAACACCGACCGGGACGCGTTCGGCATCCACGGCCGGTCGGCCGAGCAGCGGGTGGCGCTCGACCTGCTGCTGGATCCGAGCGTCGGCATCATCTCGATGGGCGGCCGGGCCGGCACGGGCAAGTCGGCGCTGGCCCTGTGCGCCGGACTGGAAGCCGTCCTGGAACGCCAGCAGCACTCCAAGGTGATCGTCTTCCGGCCGCTCTACGCGGTCGGCGGTCAGGAGCTCGGCTACCTGCCCGGCACCGAGGGGGAGAAGATGGGCCCCTGGGCCCAGGCGGTCTTCGACACCCTGGGCGCGGTCACCTCCAAGGTGGTCATCGACGAGGTGATGGAACGCGGACTGCTGGAGGTGCTGCCACTGACCCACATCCGCGGCCGGTCGCTGCACGACGCGTTCGTGATCGTGGACGAGGCGCAGTCCCTGGAACGCAACGTGCTGCTGACCGTGCTGTCGCGGATCGGGCAGAACTCGCGGGTGGTGCTCACCCACGACATCGCCCAGCGGGACAACCTGCGGGTCGGCCGGCACGACGGTGTGGTCGCGGTGGTGGAGAAGCTGAAGGGCCATCCGCTGTTCGCCCACGTCACCCTGCATCGCTCCGAACGGTCGCCGATCGCCGCTCTGGTCACCGACCTGCTGGAGGATCTGCCCCGCTGA
- a CDS encoding exodeoxyribonuclease VII small subunit, translating to MTDEAAGTEDLSQLSYEQAREELVAVVQRLESGGAPLAESLALWERGERLAEICQQWLDGAKAKVEAARASATDETPS from the coding sequence ATGACCGATGAAGCAGCCGGCACCGAGGACCTCTCCCAGCTCAGCTACGAGCAGGCTCGGGAGGAATTGGTCGCCGTTGTCCAGCGACTCGAGTCCGGTGGCGCACCGCTGGCCGAATCACTCGCCTTGTGGGAGCGCGGCGAACGGCTGGCCGAGATCTGCCAGCAATGGCTGGACGGTGCCAAGGCCAAGGTTGAGGCAGCCCGGGCCTCGGCCACCGACGAAACCCCGTCCTGA
- a CDS encoding DUF1707 SHOCT-like domain-containing protein, whose translation MSQDPSTARNLRVGHSERDAVAAILQAAAADGRLSMEELDERLDAALNAKTYGDLEPLTADLGAGGELPSRQPAGPRLPSRSVQGPPPPGYSREDPLSLDGGLSSEKRVGVWTVPPFIRINQGMGSVKLNCLQAIPAAQLIEIEMIGGTGSVVMILPDGWAVDHDRLSKSWGSKTIKVPREPAPGKPLLVVYGGLGMGSFKARPASRSELRKLGR comes from the coding sequence ATGAGTCAGGATCCGTCAACTGCGCGCAATCTGAGGGTCGGCCACAGTGAGCGGGATGCCGTCGCGGCGATCCTCCAAGCCGCGGCGGCTGACGGTCGACTGAGCATGGAGGAGTTGGACGAACGTCTGGACGCGGCGCTGAACGCCAAGACGTACGGGGATCTGGAGCCGTTGACCGCGGACCTGGGCGCCGGTGGCGAGCTGCCATCGCGACAGCCCGCCGGCCCCCGACTGCCGTCGCGATCCGTTCAGGGACCGCCTCCGCCGGGCTACTCCCGGGAGGATCCGCTGAGCCTGGACGGCGGCTTGAGCAGCGAGAAGCGGGTCGGGGTCTGGACCGTGCCGCCGTTCATCCGGATCAACCAGGGCATGGGGTCGGTCAAACTCAACTGCCTGCAGGCCATCCCGGCCGCACAACTGATCGAGATCGAGATGATCGGCGGCACCGGCTCGGTGGTGATGATCTTGCCGGACGGCTGGGCAGTTGATCATGATCGATTGTCCAAGTCCTGGGGCTCGAAGACGATCAAGGTGCCCCGTGAACCGGCCCCCGGCAAACCGCTGCTGGTGGTGTACGGCGGACTCGGCATGGGCAGCTTCAAGGCACGGCCGGCCAGCCGGTCCGAACTGCGCAAGCTCGGCCGCTGA
- a CDS encoding class II fumarate hydratase: MSSEDYRIEHDTMGEVRVPAAALWKAQTQRAVENFPISFQPIDPALISALARIKGAAATTNARLGVVEEKMADAIAQAAAQVADGKHNDEFPIDVFQTGSGTSSNMNTNEVISSLATDILGSDVHPNDHVNASQSSNDVFPSAIHIAATDGLINTLIPALEHLRDALSAKADEFAEVVKNGRTHLMDATPVTLGQEFGGYAAQIGNGIERIEAALPRVAELPLGGTAVGTGINTPAGFADSVIKIIAEQTGLPLTETRNHFEAQGSQDSLVEASGACKVIAVSLTKIANDIRWMGSGPRSGLGEIALPDLQPGSSIMPGKVNPVLCEATIMVSAQVIGNDTTITTAGLQGNFELNVMLPVIARNVLESIRLLANVSRLFADRCVSGITANVDHDRQLAESSPSIVTPLNRYIGYENAAAVAKQALKDGKTIREVVIEKGFVADGKLTEEQLDTALDVLSMTRGPAG; this comes from the coding sequence ATGAGCTCTGAGGACTACCGGATCGAACACGACACCATGGGCGAGGTACGCGTGCCCGCCGCCGCACTGTGGAAGGCCCAGACCCAGCGGGCGGTGGAGAACTTCCCGATCTCCTTCCAGCCGATCGATCCGGCGCTGATCTCGGCGCTGGCCCGGATCAAGGGCGCGGCGGCGACCACCAACGCCCGGCTCGGCGTGGTCGAGGAGAAGATGGCCGACGCGATCGCTCAGGCCGCCGCTCAGGTGGCCGACGGGAAGCACAACGACGAATTCCCGATCGACGTCTTCCAGACGGGCTCCGGCACCTCGAGCAACATGAACACCAACGAGGTGATCTCGTCGCTGGCCACCGACATCCTGGGCAGCGACGTGCATCCGAACGATCACGTGAACGCGTCCCAGTCGAGCAACGACGTCTTCCCCAGCGCCATTCACATCGCCGCCACCGACGGCCTGATCAACACCCTGATCCCGGCGCTGGAGCACCTTCGCGATGCCCTGTCGGCCAAGGCCGACGAATTCGCCGAGGTGGTGAAGAACGGCCGTACCCATCTGATGGACGCCACCCCGGTCACCCTGGGTCAGGAGTTCGGCGGCTACGCCGCCCAGATCGGCAACGGGATCGAACGGATCGAGGCGGCGTTACCCCGGGTTGCCGAATTGCCGCTGGGCGGTACCGCGGTCGGCACCGGGATCAACACCCCGGCCGGCTTCGCCGACTCGGTGATCAAGATCATCGCCGAGCAGACCGGGCTGCCGCTGACCGAGACCCGTAACCACTTCGAGGCCCAGGGCAGCCAGGACAGCCTGGTCGAGGCGTCCGGTGCCTGCAAGGTGATCGCGGTCAGCCTGACCAAGATCGCCAACGACATCCGCTGGATGGGCTCCGGCCCTCGATCCGGCCTGGGCGAGATCGCCTTGCCGGACCTGCAGCCCGGCTCCTCGATCATGCCGGGCAAGGTGAATCCGGTGCTCTGCGAGGCGACGATCATGGTCTCCGCGCAGGTGATCGGCAACGACACCACGATCACCACCGCCGGCCTGCAGGGCAACTTCGAGCTGAACGTGATGCTGCCGGTGATCGCCCGCAACGTGCTGGAGTCGATCCGGCTGCTGGCAAACGTGTCCCGGCTGTTCGCCGACCGCTGTGTCTCCGGGATCACCGCCAATGTTGATCATGATCGGCAACTGGCGGAGTCGTCGCCGTCGATCGTCACGCCGCTGAATCGCTACATCGGTTACGAGAACGCGGCCGCGGTCGCCAAGCAGGCACTCAAGGACGGCAAGACGATCCGCGAGGTGGTGATCGAGAAGGGCTTCGTCGCCGACGGCAAGCTGACCGAGGAGCAACTCGACACCGCCCTCGACGTGTTGTCGATGACCCGCGGCCCGGCCGGCTGA
- a CDS encoding N-acetylmuramoyl-L-alanine amidase — MYQTARTRKRWPRKRWHGIVGGVSTLAVLGALALTSTPAASASPDAGRDQAFGQAAKEFGVPESLLEALSYAQTRWDDHVGEHNTDGGYGPMNLIDGTLFAGDRGEAKNGDAAGAAPAKIDSLGRAAKLLGVDRQQLRTDPAANIRGGAALLAAEQRSLKLPVGASTSPGRWYAAVAASSGATEQSAAKTFADDVYAALADGAQRTTDDGQRVSMKAAKTEPQTGQLSLLGLKKSSNKSGIECPPGLDCESIPAPYEKYGPGAGDYGNYDKAPRDTPAGPTVDYIVLHDTEGSWDTTLKLVQDPTYLGWHYTIRSADGHIAQHIPTKDVGWHAGNWYINQHSIGIEQEGFAAQGATWYTESLYRNSARLVRYLAHKWQIPLDRAHILGHDNVPGIYADYVAGMHWDPGPYWDWQHYFHLLGAPLEARHGKPSKEIVRILPGFDNNQQPVTGCTTAGQPCDPQGTDFVYLHTEPNADSPLVKDIDLHTDGSASTTQVSDVGARAVAGQDFAVADRQGDWTAVWYLGQKGWFYNPRGDRTAKDVGGWLVKPKAGVDAVATYGRAYPEASAYPDPIPAQSILSLSYQLTAGQSAVLTDRTVSTDYYRAVTYDTPPPADHIDIRGQTKYLQISFGHRIMYVQAADVDIVRAR, encoded by the coding sequence ATGTATCAGACAGCACGAACCCGCAAGAGATGGCCCCGGAAGAGGTGGCACGGCATCGTCGGCGGCGTCTCGACCCTTGCCGTCCTCGGTGCCTTGGCGCTGACCTCGACCCCGGCGGCCTCGGCCAGTCCGGACGCCGGACGCGATCAGGCGTTCGGCCAAGCAGCGAAGGAATTCGGCGTTCCCGAGTCGCTGTTGGAAGCACTGTCCTACGCGCAGACGCGGTGGGACGACCACGTCGGGGAGCACAACACCGACGGCGGCTACGGGCCGATGAACCTGATCGACGGCACGCTGTTCGCCGGCGACCGCGGTGAGGCCAAGAACGGCGACGCCGCCGGTGCCGCGCCGGCCAAGATCGACTCGCTCGGCCGGGCCGCCAAGCTGCTCGGCGTCGACCGGCAGCAGCTGCGGACCGATCCGGCGGCGAACATCCGCGGTGGGGCAGCCTTGCTGGCCGCCGAACAGCGCTCGCTGAAACTCCCGGTCGGTGCATCCACCTCGCCCGGCCGTTGGTACGCGGCTGTGGCCGCCAGCAGCGGCGCGACCGAACAGTCGGCCGCCAAGACCTTCGCCGACGACGTGTACGCCGCGCTCGCCGACGGCGCCCAACGAACCACCGACGACGGTCAGCGGGTCTCGATGAAGGCAGCGAAGACCGAACCGCAGACCGGCCAGCTCAGTTTGCTGGGGCTGAAGAAGAGCAGCAACAAGTCCGGGATCGAATGCCCGCCCGGGCTGGACTGCGAATCGATCCCGGCCCCGTACGAGAAGTACGGACCGGGCGCCGGCGACTACGGCAACTACGACAAGGCACCCCGGGACACTCCTGCCGGGCCGACCGTCGACTACATCGTGCTGCACGACACCGAGGGCAGTTGGGACACCACCCTGAAGCTGGTGCAGGACCCGACCTACCTCGGCTGGCACTACACGATCCGGTCGGCCGACGGGCACATCGCACAGCACATCCCGACCAAGGACGTCGGCTGGCACGCCGGCAACTGGTACATCAACCAGCACTCGATCGGCATCGAGCAGGAAGGGTTCGCCGCCCAGGGAGCCACCTGGTACACCGAATCGCTCTACCGCAACTCGGCACGGCTGGTCCGCTACCTGGCGCACAAGTGGCAGATCCCGCTGGATCGGGCGCACATCCTCGGTCACGACAATGTGCCCGGCATCTACGCCGACTACGTCGCCGGGATGCACTGGGATCCGGGCCCCTACTGGGACTGGCAGCACTACTTCCACCTGCTCGGCGCTCCGCTGGAGGCCCGGCATGGCAAGCCCAGCAAGGAGATCGTCCGCATCCTGCCCGGCTTCGACAACAACCAGCAGCCGGTCACCGGCTGTACCACGGCCGGTCAGCCGTGCGATCCGCAGGGCACCGATTTCGTCTATTTGCACACCGAGCCGAACGCGGATTCGCCACTGGTCAAGGACATCGATCTGCACACCGACGGTTCGGCCAGCACCACGCAGGTGTCGGACGTCGGTGCGCGAGCAGTGGCCGGCCAGGACTTCGCGGTGGCCGATCGGCAGGGCGACTGGACCGCGGTCTGGTATCTCGGTCAGAAGGGCTGGTTCTACAACCCGCGGGGCGATCGGACCGCCAAGGACGTCGGCGGCTGGCTGGTGAAGCCGAAGGCCGGAGTCGATGCGGTGGCCACCTATGGGCGGGCCTATCCGGAGGCTTCTGCTTATCCTGATCCGATTCCGGCCCAGTCGATCCTGTCGCTGTCCTATCAGCTGACGGCCGGGCAGAGTGCGGTGCTCACCGACCGTACGGTGTCGACCGACTACTACCGGGCGGTCACCTACGACACGCCGCCGCCGGCCGACCACATCGACATCCGCGGCCAGACGAAGTATCTGCAGATCTCCTTCGGTCACCGGATCATGTATGTGCAGGCGGCCGACGTGGACATCGTCCGGGCCCGATGA
- a CDS encoding DMT family transporter yields the protein MRTQLRAVGLVVAFITGAFIAIQSRINGALGTELHNGIAAALISFLTGLLVLIIILACNRRTRGRLSAVRAAVADRRLVWWQLMGGVSGAFLVTAQGLAVTAIGVATFTVAVVGGQLISSLWVDRIGLGPAGKAPITVGRALGAGIALLAVVIASAGGLGHAGPQAYVLALLPAIAGFGMAWQQAINGRVGVVGGPIVAASINFGVGTVALIIATAVSVLIQGRPAALPSNPWLYLGGLFGVVFIAAAAVVVRWVGVLLLGLTAIAGQLIGSVLVELVVPTGAGLTTLDLVGCALTLVGVAVAALVRR from the coding sequence GTGCGTACCCAACTGCGCGCGGTCGGTCTGGTGGTCGCGTTCATCACCGGCGCGTTCATCGCGATCCAGTCGCGGATCAACGGCGCGCTCGGCACCGAACTGCACAACGGCATCGCGGCGGCGCTGATCAGCTTTCTCACCGGGCTGCTGGTCTTGATCATCATCCTCGCCTGCAACCGGAGGACCCGCGGCCGGCTTTCGGCCGTACGAGCGGCGGTGGCCGATCGCCGGCTGGTCTGGTGGCAGCTGATGGGCGGCGTCTCCGGCGCCTTCCTGGTCACCGCGCAGGGGCTGGCGGTGACCGCGATCGGAGTGGCCACCTTCACCGTCGCGGTGGTCGGTGGACAGTTGATCAGCAGCCTGTGGGTCGACCGGATCGGTCTCGGGCCGGCCGGCAAGGCGCCGATCACCGTCGGCCGCGCCCTCGGCGCCGGGATCGCTTTGCTGGCGGTGGTGATCGCGAGTGCAGGCGGTCTCGGTCACGCCGGACCCCAGGCGTACGTGCTGGCGCTGTTGCCGGCGATCGCCGGCTTCGGGATGGCCTGGCAGCAGGCGATCAACGGCCGGGTCGGCGTGGTCGGCGGACCGATCGTCGCGGCGTCGATCAACTTCGGTGTCGGCACCGTTGCGCTGATCATCGCCACCGCGGTCAGCGTCCTGATCCAGGGCCGGCCGGCGGCGCTGCCGAGCAATCCGTGGCTCTACCTCGGCGGTCTGTTCGGGGTGGTGTTCATCGCCGCCGCCGCGGTCGTCGTGCGCTGGGTCGGCGTGCTGCTGCTCGGCCTGACCGCGATCGCCGGACAGCTGATCGGCTCGGTGCTGGTCGAGTTGGTGGTCCCGACCGGGGCGGGGCTGACCACCCTCGACCTGGTCGGCTGCGCCCTCACCCTGGTCGGTGTCGCCGTCGCCGCCCTCGTACGCCGCTGA
- the xseA gene encoding exodeoxyribonuclease VII large subunit, which yields MALESSPDQPQPLRVVAQAVKGWIERLGWVWVEGQLIEINRRSGSRTVFLTLRDKLAEVSASVSISPANLDLAGPLREGSTVAVRIRPSYYTPSGRFSFYCDEIRPVGEGRLLAQLEQTKRLLQAEGLFDRVRKQPLPFLPRSVGLITGANSAAERDVVENARRRWPAVRIETRNTLVQGPQAAEEIIRALRQLDNIAAVEVIVIARGGGSLEDLLPFSDEGLIRAVAGCRTPVVSAIGHETDQPILDLVADVRASTPTDAARRVVPDVTEELSRVDQARQRAYGAMIKIIDRQQEFLSTLRSRPVLAEPTASFDLRYEQLDTLRQRGQRAIRHLLASESNTITHTLARVRAMSPKATLDRGYSILVDDQDRTVTSITAVADGASMTAHLADGRLLATVTGRRPDQHHQLDE from the coding sequence ATGGCCCTGGAGTCTTCGCCCGATCAGCCGCAACCGCTGCGGGTGGTCGCGCAGGCGGTGAAGGGTTGGATCGAGCGCCTCGGCTGGGTCTGGGTGGAGGGGCAGCTGATCGAGATCAACCGCCGTTCCGGCTCTCGCACGGTGTTTCTCACCCTGCGCGACAAGCTGGCCGAGGTCAGCGCCAGCGTGTCGATCTCACCGGCCAACCTGGATCTGGCCGGGCCGCTGCGGGAAGGATCGACGGTCGCGGTCCGGATCCGGCCCAGTTACTACACGCCCAGTGGCCGCTTTTCCTTCTACTGCGACGAAATCCGGCCGGTCGGCGAGGGACGGCTGCTGGCCCAGCTGGAGCAGACCAAGCGCCTGTTGCAGGCCGAAGGCCTGTTCGATCGGGTCCGCAAGCAGCCGCTGCCGTTCCTGCCTCGATCGGTCGGCCTGATCACCGGCGCCAACAGCGCCGCCGAACGTGACGTGGTGGAGAATGCTCGCCGCCGCTGGCCGGCGGTCAGGATCGAGACCCGCAACACTCTCGTACAAGGACCGCAGGCGGCCGAGGAGATCATCCGGGCGCTGCGCCAGCTGGACAACATCGCGGCGGTGGAGGTGATCGTGATCGCCCGCGGCGGCGGTTCGCTGGAGGACCTGCTGCCGTTCTCCGACGAGGGCCTGATCCGGGCGGTCGCCGGCTGCCGGACTCCGGTGGTGTCGGCGATCGGCCACGAGACCGATCAGCCGATCCTGGATCTGGTCGCCGACGTGCGGGCCTCCACACCGACCGATGCCGCACGTCGGGTGGTGCCCGACGTGACCGAGGAGTTGTCGCGCGTCGACCAGGCCCGGCAGCGGGCGTACGGGGCAATGATCAAGATCATCGACCGGCAGCAGGAGTTTCTCAGCACCTTGCGCAGCCGGCCGGTCCTGGCCGAGCCGACGGCCAGCTTCGATCTGCGCTACGAGCAACTCGATACGCTCCGGCAGCGGGGGCAGCGCGCGATCCGGCACCTGCTGGCCAGCGAATCGAACACCATCACCCACACCCTGGCGAGAGTCCGGGCGATGTCGCCGAAGGCGACCCTGGACCGGGGCTATTCGATCTTGGTCGACGATCAGGACCGGACCGTCACCTCGATCACCGCGGTCGCCGACGGCGCATCGATGACGGCGCACCTGGCCGACGGCCGACTGCTGGCCACCGTGACCGGCCGCCGGCCAGATCAACACCATCAGCTCGACGAGTGA
- a CDS encoding DUF4245 domain-containing protein yields MARARRSPTNRDMILSLLVILIPVAIIAFLLTRGQDEPNVPTVDWKPVAAQAAKEAPYEVLAPAELPAGWRATQVSWTKIGEPDPTGNESPRNRWRLGVLTDQQVYIELDQVDKQAQDFVDDITRNGQPDGTSTVAGQSWQRLVTDDDRTRSLVLATPKVTTVVSGDTSYRLLEDYAGLLRAQP; encoded by the coding sequence GTGGCACGCGCGCGAAGATCACCGACCAACCGGGACATGATTCTCTCCTTGTTGGTGATCTTGATCCCGGTGGCGATCATCGCTTTCCTGCTGACTCGTGGTCAGGACGAGCCGAATGTGCCGACCGTGGACTGGAAGCCGGTGGCGGCGCAGGCGGCGAAGGAAGCTCCGTACGAGGTGCTGGCACCGGCCGAACTGCCGGCCGGCTGGCGCGCGACCCAGGTGTCCTGGACCAAGATCGGCGAGCCGGATCCGACCGGCAACGAGTCGCCCCGCAACCGCTGGCGGCTCGGCGTGCTGACCGACCAGCAGGTCTACATCGAGCTCGACCAGGTGGACAAGCAGGCCCAGGACTTCGTCGACGACATCACCCGGAACGGTCAGCCCGACGGCACCAGCACGGTGGCCGGGCAGAGCTGGCAGCGCCTGGTCACCGACGACGACCGGACCCGGTCCCTGGTGCTGGCGACGCCGAAGGTGACCACCGTGGTGTCGGGTGACACGAGCTATCGGCTGTTGGAGGATTACGCCGGGTTGTTGCGCGCCCAGCCGTGA